Proteins from a single region of Thermotoga maritima MSB8:
- the nadA gene encoding quinolinate synthase NadA codes for MVDEILKLKKEKGYIILAHNYQIPELQDIADFVGDSLQLARKAMELSEKKILFLGVDFMAELVKILNPDKKVIVPDRSATCPMANRLTPEIIREYREKFPDAPVVLYVNSTSECKTLADVICTSANAVEVVKKLDSSVVIFGPDRNLGEYVAEKTGKKVITIPENGHCPVHQFNAESIDAVRKKYPDAKVIVHPECPKPVRDKADYVGSTGQMEKIPEKDPSRIFVIGTEIGMIHKLKKKFPDREFVPLEMAVCVNMKKNTLENTLHALQTESFEVILPKEVIEKAKKPILRMFELMG; via the coding sequence ATGGTGGATGAAATTCTCAAACTGAAAAAAGAAAAAGGCTACATCATTCTTGCGCACAATTATCAGATTCCAGAGCTTCAGGACATAGCCGATTTCGTCGGTGATTCCCTTCAGCTCGCAAGGAAGGCAATGGAGCTCTCAGAAAAGAAAATTCTGTTTCTTGGGGTAGATTTCATGGCGGAACTGGTCAAGATACTGAATCCAGACAAAAAAGTGATCGTCCCCGACAGAAGCGCGACCTGTCCCATGGCGAACCGTTTGACACCGGAGATCATCAGAGAGTACAGAGAAAAATTCCCAGATGCACCGGTGGTTCTCTACGTGAACAGTACGTCCGAATGCAAAACGCTCGCCGACGTTATCTGTACGTCTGCCAACGCCGTGGAAGTCGTGAAAAAACTGGATTCCAGTGTGGTCATCTTTGGTCCGGATAGAAATCTTGGAGAGTACGTCGCGGAAAAAACAGGAAAGAAGGTCATCACGATACCCGAGAATGGCCACTGCCCAGTCCATCAGTTCAACGCTGAATCCATCGACGCTGTAAGGAAGAAATATCCGGATGCCAAAGTAATCGTTCATCCAGAGTGTCCAAAACCGGTGAGAGACAAAGCCGATTACGTGGGAAGCACGGGACAAATGGAAAAGATCCCAGAGAAAGACCCTTCCAGGATCTTTGTGATTGGAACAGAGATAGGAATGATCCACAAACTGAAGAAAAAGTTTCCTGACAGAGAATTCGTGCCACTCGAGATGGCAGTGTGTGTGAACATGAAGAAAAACACACTGGAGAACACTCTCCACGCTCTGCAGACCGAATCTTTCGAGGTAATTCTCCCAAAAGAAGTGATCGAGAAGGCAAAGAAACCGATCCTTCGAATGTTCGAACTCATGGGGTGA
- the nadC gene encoding carboxylating nicotinate-nucleotide diphosphorylase: MEKILDLLMSFVKEDEGKLDLASFPLRNTTAGAHLLLKTENVVASGIEVSRMFLEKMGLLSKFNVEDGEYLEGTGVIGEIEGNTYKLLVAERTLLNVLSVMFSVATTTRRFAEKLKHAKIAATRKILPGLGVLQKIAVVHGGGDPHRLDLSGCVMIKDNHLKMYGSAERAVQEVRKIIPFTTKIEVEVENLEDALRAVEAGADIVMLDNLSPEEVKDISRRIKDINPNVIVEVSGGITEENVSLYDFETVDVISSSRLTLQEVFVDLSLEIQR; this comes from the coding sequence ATGGAGAAAATCCTCGACCTTTTGATGAGTTTTGTCAAAGAAGATGAGGGAAAACTCGATCTCGCCTCTTTCCCGCTTCGAAACACAACTGCCGGCGCTCATCTTCTTTTGAAAACGGAAAACGTGGTTGCCTCTGGTATAGAGGTTTCTCGAATGTTCCTGGAAAAAATGGGATTGCTTTCTAAATTTAACGTGGAAGACGGAGAGTACTTGGAAGGAACCGGGGTGATAGGAGAGATAGAAGGCAACACCTACAAGCTTTTGGTCGCGGAGAGAACTCTCCTCAACGTTCTCTCTGTTATGTTTTCTGTGGCTACAACAACAAGAAGGTTCGCCGAAAAACTTAAACACGCAAAGATAGCAGCGACGAGGAAGATCCTGCCCGGTCTGGGAGTTCTTCAAAAGATCGCTGTGGTGCACGGAGGAGGAGATCCCCACAGGCTCGATCTGAGCGGATGTGTGATGATAAAAGACAACCATCTGAAGATGTACGGCAGTGCCGAACGGGCTGTTCAGGAGGTCAGAAAGATAATACCCTTCACCACAAAAATAGAAGTCGAAGTGGAAAATCTGGAGGATGCACTGAGAGCGGTTGAAGCTGGAGCGGATATTGTCATGCTGGACAATCTCTCTCCCGAAGAAGTGAAGGACATATCCAGGAGAATAAAAGATATCAATCCTAACGTGATCGTGGAAGTGTCCGGTGGGATCACGGAAGAGAACGTTTCTCTCTACGACTTTGAAACAGTCGATGTGATCTCCTCGAGCAGACTGACACTCCAGGAAGTGTTTGTGGATCTCTCACTCGAGATTCAGCGGTAG